The Helianthus annuus cultivar XRQ/B chromosome 15, HanXRQr2.0-SUNRISE, whole genome shotgun sequence genomic sequence AGTCGCCCAAATCGCCAGAGAGAGAAGCCAttgcatgcagcagagagtcaacaactagttgaaaAGGATagttctcaaaaaaaaaaaaaaaaaaaaaaaaaaaaaaaaaaattgatcgTATCATGGCCAATGTATCTTTTATTCAGATGTTTCCAGAAGCTGTAGCTGTTTTCCACCCATATCGAGTATCGGATCATTGCCCTTGCATCCTTAAAAATCCTAGATCGGTCTCTCATAAACCCAAGCCTTTTAAATTTCCGAATTTTCTGGTATTCAAGAAGGATTTCCCAGAAATTGTTAAGAAGTCTTGGGAGCAGCAATTTTTGGGTATTAAAATGTTACAAGTGGTTAAGAAACTGAGGTATCTCAAGAAGCCTCTGCGGTCTTTACTAGCCAAACAAGGGAATCTCCATGAGAAAGTTAAAAGGCTGCGAAGGGAGTTAGATGAAATTCAAGTTCTCATTGATGCTAATCCTTCGGATTCGGAGCTGAGAGGTAAAGAATCGAACGTTTTGAAGGAATTTCAAGATGCCACTTTGGATGAAGAAAGATTTCTAAAACAGAAATCAAAGGTTAAATGGCTGGAGGTTGGTGATTCTAACTCTGCATTTTTTCACAATTCTGTCAAATGCAAAAACCATTATAGTAGAATTGATGTTATAAAAGATGCTAATGGTATTACGTTTGAGGGAAAGGATGTTGGTAAAGCTCTGGTTACCCATTATGAATCGTTTTTTGGCCAAAGGGGTGTTATTAACTGTTTGCCTACTAGTGACCTATTCCTGCATAAGATTGATGAAACTAAAGCTCAATACATGATTCGTCCGTTCTCTAATGAGGATATTAAGGAAGCTATGTTCTCTATTGGTTCATTAAAGGCTCCAGGTCCGGATGGCTATTCATCGGATTTTTTCAAGCATACTTGGCATATTATTGGTGTAGACATATGTGATGCAGTTCAGGAATTTTTTCAGTCGGGTAAAATCCTTAAGGAAATAAACCATACTTTTTTGGCTTTAATTCCTAAAGTTCCGACTCCTGATACTGTGTCTGACTTCAGGCCCATCGCTTGCTGTAATGTAATCTATAAATGCATTAGTAAGCTTATCACAACTAGAATTTTGGAGGGATTGAACGGTGTAGTTAGCATGAACCAATCAGCCTTTATTCCAGGGAGATGCATTTATGACAATATCTTACTAACCCAGGAATTACTTCATAATTATCATCGGGATTATGGGCCCCCTCGTTGCGCGTTCAAAGTGGATATTCAAAAAGCATATGACACGGTCGATTGGAATTTCTTGGAGGCCATTCTTAAGGGGTATGGTTTTCACCCAATCATGGTTGAATGGATTATGGTATGCGTCTCTTCTACCTCGTTCTCTATCTGTGTTAATGGTAATGTTTGTGGTTATTTCAAAGGGAGGAGAGGTCTAAGGCAAGGTGATCCGATGTCCCCATACCTCTTCACCCTAGTCATGGAAATCTTGACATCCATTTTGCATATGCATCGACTATAGATTCCTCATTCAGATTCCATAACCGGTGTGTTAAGCAGAGGATTATTAATCTTTGCTTTGCGGACGATCTTTTCTTATTTGCTAGAGGGGAAGTTGCTTCAGTCAAAATGATCATGAGCTCTCTCAACCGGTTTAAAGAGATGTCGGGCTTGCACCCTAGTCTTgcgaaaagttttttttttttttttttttttttttttttttttgggtaaagggtttaccccggtgattttatatattcacaaccaataAAACAAGTAGTGAGGAGACGTCCTCACTAGTTCTTACATGAGACATGCCCCATGCAAGGAAACCAAAACAACCAACCAACACATTAAAAAACAACTAGTCTAACAACTAGAAACAGCAAAATAAAAGAACACGTTAGATCCGATTAGCCTCCATCGTCGTTCACGGTTTCCTCCGCAATCCCCCATTTGTCTCGCAATCTATTAACATTGATGCATTGCCTGAATTTAGCGCCCATAAGTTTGTATCGGATAGTTTTCAGAATTGTATCACATATAGTATCCGGTGGTCTCGTTTGATTTCTAAATAATCTCGCGTTTCGCTCTTGCCAAATCACATAAGCGGTCGCTCCAACCAAGAGTTTACTAACATATATATCTGCGGATTTCGATCTTCCTCGAGCCTTTAGCCAGCCAATAATCGAGCTCCACTTCGGCTCCACTCTAGCCATACCCGCCTTTTCTCGAACCATGAGCCAAATTTTAGCAGAAAAACTACATTCAAAGAAAAGGTGCTCATGTGAATCAACATTTTCGTAACAAAGCAGACAgcacatcatgttcatattttTCCTCCTAGATATATCCCACTGAAGAATAATATCCTGTGTCAGAAGCTTCCGACGCATGATAAGCCACATTAAGAACGCGTGTCTGGGAATACATTAAGGAAACCACACTATATTAACCCAGTCTATCTCTTGCTCCCTAGACCGAACCGAATGCCAAGCTATAGAGGACGAAAAATCATGCGTAACATCACCTTCCTTCCAACATAACCTGTCAGAACTATTCGGATCCAAACGAATATTATCCAGCTGATCTAACATAGGGAACCGAGACCTCCACTCCTCCGGCCACGCCCAAGAGGTGTCTAGAAAAACATCCGCAACTTTATCATTAAGCATAAACCCTGCATTAGTGATCACACGAGGCGAAATAATGTTGGCGAGAGGCCCAAGGTGACTCCATAAGTCGTACCAGGCTGAAGTATCATTCCCATTCCCCAACTTCGACCAAACGTGACTTCTCAATAACGGTCTGATTTGAAGAAGCTTCCTCCAAGACCAAGTACAATTCGACCCTTCTCTACACGTCCAGAAATTATGGTGCTTTAATCTATATGAATAAATCCAAGCAACCCATAACGAATCCCTCTTGTTCAGAATGCTCCAGACATGAGACGCCATAAGCGCCTTGTTTACATCCCCCACTCTGCGAATACCAAGCCCCCCTTCATACTTTGGGACACAAATAGAACTCCAAGAAACTTTAGCTTTCCCTCTGTGAAAGGAAGCTTCTTGAGACCATAAAAAATTCCGCATTTTAGCCTCCAAATCTTTAACGATGCTAGCAGGTAAAATGAAAACGGAGGACCAATACACATGCAAAGCAGCCAAAACAGAGATAATAAGCTGTAATCTCCCTGCAAACGAAAGAAGCTTGTTTCTCCAATTAGCTATGCGTTTCTCCATCCTCTCAACCAAAACATTACAATCTTTAGCTAAGAGTCTGGTTGAAATTAGAGGGACCCCTAAATATCTAACCGGCAAGGATCCCTCCTCGAACGGCAAAACATTCAAAATGGCCTCTTTGACAAGATCGGATACATTACAGAAAAAAGCAGTGCTCTTTTGAATACTCGGGACCAAACCAGACATGTTCGTGAATTTTGTGAGCGATTCCATGATGAAGCTAGCCGAAAGAACATCGCCTCGAGCAAAAAGAAATAGGTCATCTGCAAAACAGAGGTTAATAATACGCTGCTTTTCACACCTGTTGTGAAACCTGAACGAAGAACCCAGCCTCGAACCATGCTGAAGGATACAAGTTAGGATTTCCATGACAAGCGTGAAAAGATACGGAGACAGTGGATCTCCTTGACGCAAACCACGTCTACCCCTGAAATAACCATGAATTTCCCCATTAACACATAGAGAGTAAGAAGGGGTAGACACACAAATCATAATCCACTCCACCATCTTCGGGTTGAAACCAAATCCAACGAGCACGTCCTTGAGAAAACCCCAATGAACCGTGTCATAAGCTTTTTGAATATCAACTTTAAAAGCACATCTAGGCGGACCATAGCTTCTATGATAGTTATGCATCAGCTCCTGAGTGAGCAAAATGTTGTCCGATATCTTCCGACCCGGGATAAAAGCTGACTGGTTAATGCTAACAATTTGATTCAAAGAGCCTTTAATACGATCCGCCACAATCTTGCTAATACATTTATAAATAACATTGCAGCAAGCAATGGGCCGATAGTCCGTAACAGAATAAGGGGTGGCCTTCTTTGGAATAAGAACAATAAGAGTGTTATTCAACTCCCGAAGAAGCTTACCCGTATTGAAGAAATCAATAATGGCATTCGAAACATCAAGACCAATAATATCCCAAGCACTCTTGAAAAAAGCGGCTGAAAACCCATCTGGACCAGGGGCTTTATCGTTACCAATGGAGAACATAGCTAGCTTAACCTCTTGACTCGTCACCGGACGAATCATATGCAAAGCAACATCGTCATTCAACCTTTTCGAGAAAAGCTCCTGAGTTGGCCGAATGGCTAAATCATCTTCACTACCGAGAAATTTTTCATAATGCGTGACAATCGCCTTAGAGACGTTTTCACCTTCAAACATAACCCCTTCAGAGTTTGTAATAACATCAATACGAGTCGTATGATTTCTGCACTTCAAGGATGCATGAAAGAAAGCCGTATTGGCATCCCCTGCTCGAAGCCAATCCACTTTAGATTTTTGTTTTAGGAAACGCTCTTCGTCTAGACAAGCCTCTTGAAATTCAGCAGAAATCTTTATCTCTTGATCGCGAAAAACAAcatttaacggattactatctaTATCCCGCTGAATCGCATCCAGCTTCGATCGAAGCTCCTCCACTTTCTTATGCAAGTTACCCTGTTGGAACAATAAAGCACGAAGCGGATTTTTTAACAATCTGAGTTTTTTCACCACTCGGAATTGGAGAACCCCTTCAATATTAGTATCCCACGCCTTTTTAACAATCTCCAAAAAACCCGGTTTATAAACCAGAAAGTTTGCGAACTTGAACGGCCTAATATTACTTTTACCCGGCTTTGGGATCTTTAACAAACACGGACAGTGATCAGAAAGACGATACGGATGAAAAAGAGCCACCGAATTGGGAAATAGATCAACAAACGGAGTGTTTCCCAAAACTCTATCAATTTTCTTTAACAAGCCGGCTCCCTTTTTTGGTTTTTGACTCCATGTGTAATGCAAACCTGAGCTATTAATGTCGAACACTTCTATATCCGAAATACAATCTTGAAACTCTCTCATGCCAGCCGATATGTTAGATACTCCCATAGACTTATCATCAAGATTGAGAGCTGAGTTAAAATCGCCCAAGATAACCCAAGGATTATTACCCACAAGCACCTTATGCTTAGACAACTGATGCCATAATTCCCTTCGAGTAACATAATAATTCGCTGCATAAACAATGGAACAGAAAAGTACTTTCTTGTCATGCTTAAACACAAGTTGGAAGTGCATAACTTGCGCAGAATGTGAGAGCAAAATAACATCAAAAGTGGCCGGATCCCAACCAGCAATGATCCTCGTTCCCTTGTCACAACTATTTCCATTCGAGGTCCAATCCCAACGACGAAAAACCGAAGAACAAACCTTGTTCAGCTTATCAACATTCACATGGGATTCAAGAATAGCACAAAACGACAAGCAATTTTCTTTTACAATCTGACGAACCTCCTGTTGTTTcagagggcggttcaaccccctaatATTCCAAGAAGCAAGACTAATCATTGGAAACAACTggagaaggagtgcttgccccttgaACTTTGTGCGTCCCTTCCATGAGAAACTCGTCCATCTCACAATAACCTTCCATCACCTCGTCTTCATCCGAGTCGTCAATACCATCTCCAGCCGATTTACTACTTTGGCCTTGCTCCTCATTCACTTCATTCAAAACATCAAATGGATTTCGAGACATCACATTAGATGATTCCGATTTAGACTTCCCGTTATCTTTCCGATTAGTAGAAACTGGACGATATTCAAATTTTGGTTTCGGTTTATTGACATTAAAACCCACTTTTTTCGCTGCCTTCTTACCTAGCACAGTAGTATACCCATCATCGTCCACAGTAGATTGCCTCTTAGACGGACCAGTAACCTGAACCGgctgcttcatctttctatcaTAACCCAGACCCTTATGTTGTTGTGTTTTATCTTTTGGCAACTTAGGAGGCTGCAGAGGACAATTATCAAGGGTGTGCCCGAAGACACAACATCGGCCACACCTATGAGGACACCATTCATATTCAACGTAGACCTTCTCCTTAACAAACCCATCCCCATCAAGACAAGGAACCGCAATCGTTAACTCTTCTTTCAATTCAGATTCTGCTGAGATTTCTACGAGGGCCCGAGCATAGCTGCTTCTACCCCAACCATCAACACACATAGACGTGGTGAACGAATCCAAAGCCTTAGGCACACCAATAGTTGTAGCAATTAGACTTAAACCATCCTCCGTGTACGCCGCTAGAGGAACCTCATGAAATTTTACCCAAACCTGAACATTTTTCACCTCTTTTTTCTCAAGCTTTAACGATGGCGACCAGACTTCTAAAAATAACGGCTGTGAACGAATAATCCACGGCCCCTCAGTAAGAACCTTTTGCATACCTGCTTGATCAGcaaacttgaagaagaaaaagccGTTGGCATTCATCATTGACTTCTGCAGTCCATACCGCTTCCAATTATTTCTAACAAAATAGTCCACCACAGGAAAAGCAACCCGGTCCCCCAAGAAATACCCATATAGCGTGTTAGCAAGCTTGTCATGCACTACTCTGACCGATTCCCTAGAGAGGACCACATCACATCCATCCTGTTTCTCACTCGTCTCTAAGGAACGAAAATTCACTTTAACATCAGCCTTATTCCTTTGGACCACATTAGCAAACGACGGAGTCGCATGGCACGGATCAGCATTATCAGCCTTGCTATTCGACGACGAAGGTGCTCCAGCAGTAAACAGGTTTTCCACAGGTTTAGAAATACTGAGCAACCCATCCAAGACCGAAGCATTGGACGTAGAAAACATACCTCTTCTAGGAAGCAAAGGGTTGCCTTCAATATTAGTAACACGTAGTCCAATTCCACGAATAGGAGCTGTTCCAGGTGTAGATAATTCCTCGGCCACCGGTTCGTTCAAATATTCAGCACCATCTACACTACTCGGAACATTCGTACAATCGTTGAGCGATTCAGGCGGTTTACCACGATCATGTAGGACATCAGCAAATCCACCCGCCTTGGAACGATCATCCATAACTAGACACTCACCTCTCACTTGAAACCAGAAAATCAAAGAAGCATGCACACGTAAACCAAAAACCGATTGCCGCCACCAACAAACAcgaaaacaaaaaccctaaatcctatAAACCCTAGAATGAAACCTGATCCCTTAATCGATTAAACCTGAGCACCAATCTAGCTAAAATAATCTCAGTTATCCGCAATCAGTGACTACCAGTTTAATAAATCAGGGTTCTTGAGTCAAAACTAGAGCGGCGATTACAAGAAAAAACGAAGAAAACCCCAGTTCTAGATCGATCCCTAgtgctaacgagttcgttatagagaATTGGAAGAGCAATcctctaatcacagactgttatacacaaGATCACGAAGAAAACTATGGATTCATGAGGAACGAAAATCGCCAATAGGAGAGagagaattagggttttctttaGTGTAGTTCGTTAGTCTTGCGAAAAGTACTATCTTTATGTGCAATATTGAGAGGAGAATTAAAAGGAGGATTCTTAGTATCGTTCCTTTTCAGCAAGGAGAATTCCCTATTCGGTATTTGGGTGTTCCTCTTATTACCACTAAGCTGTCTTATAAAGATTGCAGGGTCCTGATTGATAGACTGGAAAACCGTATCACCAATTGGAAAAACAAGACTCTATCTTTTGCGGGGCGGCTGCAATTAAATCTTTCGGTTCTCACGGCGATGAGTACCTACTGGGCTTCTGTTTTTACTCTGCCAGCTAGAACTATCAAAGAGCTTGAGCAAAAAATGAGAGGTTTTCTTTGGTGCCAAGGCCCGCTGATGAAAGGTAAATCGAAAGTCTCTTGGAAATCTGTTTGCCTGCCTAAAGCCGAAGGTGGGTTGGGAATTCGAAGGTTAAATGATATGAATATCAGCCTTATGACTAAACATGTCAACAGTATTCTATCAGGTAGACAGTCTTTGTGGGTGGACTGGGTAAAAATTCATCACTTGAAGGACAGGAATTTTTGGGACATCCCGATTCCAAGTAATTGTAGTTGGGGTTGGAGGAATCTCTTGAAAGGCAGATTGCATGTACAACGATTTTTCTGGTCCAAAATAGGTGACGGTAAGTCCACTTTAGCCTGGTACGATTCGTGGTGTGATCTGTGTCCGTTGGGGAATCTTATTTCTCCATCGATGATGAGACAGGCTGGTCTATCTATTCATTCGAAAGTTGCAGATCTTATCTCGGATGGTAATTGGAATTGGCCGATCCACTAGTTAACGTCTTACCCGGTCCTGAATCAACTGCCGCCTATGAACCTTTCAGAAGGGGTTAGGGATGTCATTCTGTGGAGAGACATTGAGGAGCGCCTGGTCCCGTTCAGATCTTCTGATGCATGGGAATGCATTCGGTCTCGTGGCATTCAGGTGAGTTGGTACAATCTGGTCTGGTTCTCGCAATGTATACCAAGGCATGCTTTTGTTCTATGGCTCGTCTTCAGAAGGAAGTTGGTCACACAAGACAGGTTAAGGCAATGGAACATTGATAATAAGGATTGCATGAATTTAATGTGCTGTTTGCTTTGTCATAATAACATTGACTCGCACTATCATCTTTTCTTTGAATGTAAGTATGCGACAGAGGTTTGGATGCGAGTTAGGGAGAATTCAGCCATGAAAGCTGTGGGATCTAATTGGGACGAGATTGTGAACTGGTTACTTCCTCGGGCTAGGTCGAGATCTATAGCCTCCATTATTGGCAAGCTCTTGGTTGCGGCTTCAGCTTATGTTATCTGGCAGAAAAGGAACTCCAGGTTTTTTAACAATCAATTGCGGCCTCCGGAAAAGTTGGCTGACCACATCATCAGCAATGTTCGACTAAAGCTCAAATCATTAAAATTCAAGGACACAACAAATGTGCGGCGGGTTTTACAAGGATGGGAGATTAGTTTTGAAGACATTTAGAGTCTTATTCTTGTATTTTTTCATTTTTGGCCCGTTGTTTCCCTTTGTCTGGGTGGTTTTATTGTTCTTGTTTTGTTTACACAATAGCGGCATGTCGCTTTTGTGAACTAGGTGGTGTTTTTGCCTCCTACTTGTTCTTTTTTTGTTGTgattaatagattcaccggggtaaccctttacccaaaaaaaaacatgaaagcatgaaagtaacaagtaggcacatgtgtttcaccccaaaatgtttagaaaacagtaaaagaggggtctatgtactcacttgagattgcttagaagtcgtaggataaccaccaagcaatgctagaagatcacggaatcaaacggcacctatataggtatctacattaataaacggacctatcggaggatcgggtagtacgaggtttcgtaaaccaaataagtgtgggaacttatgtaatatggtctaacaaagcctacgtactaaaacgaaacctatcctaagtgctcttgacccgttacgacccgcttaggtagcttatgctactttaacgcgtcgttcgcgtaaaatgcgttcggaatgcctaactagccctatgataaacaagatatgccttaacatgttcaatattgttgttaaatcagtttagataccaaaaattatgttacataggcttaaaatgaattttggcgtagaaagggtatttggtaatttacctaaggcacatacgttacctatcatacaactagttaaacgatgtgaccataaggtataacctcgtaaggttattccctatacaactatggtcacctaatatgtttggtcggatcctaaagatcgaccaaatgggtcgggttcgtaagcataggcgattgattagatcgcttaccttacgacccttagacaagcacaaaactagtAGCGACGAGCTAatcatgctagaacatgtttagtgaagttagaaaacaggtttggtattaaaacaaacggttttaataccctagagtagtttggttacaaaatacgcgagaaaacgcattttggccgaaactacgactcgtcactgagcctagataacgtggtaatcagtaggtatagtcactagggactataaccatcgtgattacgctcacgttatgaagttcaaacgaacttcgcgttgaccataaactggtcaatgcagaaagtcaaacacagtttgacttaaacgctaaaacgaacgaaaaacgcgaaagaatacttacagaaggtccccgcaagattgatttccaagtatttctcaggtatgaagtggtaatcactccaacttagagaaaatctcagaaaatcaagtgAGTTGGAAGTGAATtcatggggggtatttatagatttcgtagaaccgttaggatcgtttcttgaaatccgagcttcgatctccaccctccatgtgtgcccattgtttagaaaaccatgggacatccaaaaccagcccacaagatgcaagaaaccatgggtaaaggtgtgtaacagctggaaatggctggaatgcaattctgctgatctgggcatggcttacggactgtaagcatacccatacggtccgtaaggaccctgcagaccagcagaTTTTGCACTTTGGCAGTTTTGTTCCCTGTGCGCGTATAGTcgagttttggca encodes the following:
- the LOC110914499 gene encoding uncharacterized protein LOC110914499, which encodes MNLSEGVRDVILWRDIEERLVPFRSSDAWECIRSRGIQVSWYNLVWFSQCIPRHAFVLWLVFRRKLVTQDRLRQWNIDNKDCMNLMCCLLCHNNIDSHYHLFFECKYATEVWMRVRENSAMKAVGSNWDEIVNWLLPRARSRSIASIIGKLLVAASAYVIWQKRNSRFFNNQLRPPEKLADHIISNVRLKLKSLKFKDTTNVRRVLQGWEISFEDI